In Setaria italica strain Yugu1 chromosome IX, Setaria_italica_v2.0, whole genome shotgun sequence, the genomic stretch ACAACCGGAGCATCGAAATAAAGCAGTCATCTGGGCATATGACGCCTGGTCACGATTGTGATTTGCAGGTTGAGAAAAAAGAATTAACCTCCTGGCCATCTGGGCCGGTCTCCTTCTCTTCATAGGTCAGTGCGTCGAGGATGGAGTCGGGGTCGGCGACGATGAGCTTGAAGGCCTCGAAGGCGTGGCCGTACTTGCGGTAGAGCGGCCAGCCAATGCGCTGGTAGAGCGGCTCGAGGTCGATCTCGAGCGTCTCGGCGACGTGGCGCATGATGGAGTGCACGAGCTTGGACTTGTTGTACCTGTCCTCGCAGGAGTGCGCCTCCTCCTCGGAGACACGGCGCTTGGAGAGGTCGATGTAGCCCTTGTCGCGGTCCACACGGAGCACGATGGCGGGCTCCTGGCGGCCGACTTTGATGAGGGAGGAGATGGAGCGGATGCGGCGCCGGGAGAGCTCGGAGAAGAGGATCATGCCCTCGATGTTGTTGTACTCGAGCAGGGACACGTACGCGCCCATGTCGGCGATGTGCTTAACCTGGATCATCACGGCCGCGTCCACCTCCGGGAACCGCGGCTCGTACATCCGGCACTCGAGGTTCGGCATCTTCGCTGGCGGAGGGGTGGGTCTCGCCGGAGCTTCGGTCGGAAAACGAGGGGCGGCGGATCTAGGGTTTGCTTGGGTTTTGgagagacggcggcggctggggtgCGGGCTGAGGAGGATGCTCGGTGTTGTGCTTGGGAAGGGAACTGAACGAATCGAACGGCCACGCGATGGATCGGGTGATATCTCGAACAGGTTTGCGCTGTCTTGCTTGTTACGTTTCCCACAGGTGTTGACGTAATCAAGTACACTACGTAACCTCTAAGCGTTTACGTATTACTAGTACCGGCTAGGGAGGCGCGTGCGCCTCACGTGAGGTCCGGATCCCCCTCCTCTGCTTCCCCTCTGATTCCCTGCGCGGCGCCGACCCTCTTCTTGGAGGAGAGGGTAAGAaagcgaggccgccgccggcgcacaCTACACTGGCAGGGTCTTGTGATCCTGTCCAACCCACCCGCCTCTCGAACTTTCGGAACCATACGCGCGCTCGCTGCggtgcggcgcggcgggctGCTGCTAGCTCCGACGCcgagaggaggtgggggaggggaCCAGATAGCGAGAGATGGCCTCGCCGGAGCCATCCGCGGCGggtgccggcgccgggggcgagTCGGCgagccaggcggcggcggtggagccgaTCCGGATGCCGACGGTGGAGGAGATCAAGGGGCAGGACATCTGGAACAACTGCGCCGTCCGCAGCGTCGTCAGTGGCGTCATGGGTGAGCAACTACACTTGAGCCCGGAGGCTACggctttgtttcttttcttgagCGTCGTCGGTGGCGTCTTAGTTTCGTAGCTAGTCTCTCCATTGGCGAAGTTTTGCAAGAAACCATTTTGATTCAGAGTTTGGGGCACTGCGTGAACTAGGCGTTTAATATTATGATGAAGTTTAACTGTTGCCATGCTTTGGACAAAAATACTTTGCGGGATATGGCGGCGTGGTTCATTAGTTAAACTATTGGAAGTTTGGAGATTGGATGGTGCTTGAGAAATGGAGAGAGGTCTGGTACTTTGCTGGATATCGGTTCATTGGTTATGGGTAGTTGCTCCCCTTTTTGTCCAGAGATTTCAATCAAATAAAGCTAATTTTGTAAGGAATGAGAAGAATTTGGTGTGTGGTAACGCGTCAATTCTATCAATTTTGTAAGGAGCGAGAAGAATTTGTGGGTAAAGGTTGCCAGATCTTAAGAAATTCTTGGACTAGATCATAGGAAAATCTTATTATCCCTTGAAATGAACTTTAATGTGAAATGTTATATGCTAAGGGAGCATGTTTGCAGCGAACTTGCCTTAGATAAGCATAATATTTTATGTAATTTTGTCGTGGTAATCGATGGTCATGGAATATCAATTGGTTTGAAAAATTTCAAGTAGGTTGTTAAGAATTTACCCAGAGGCCAGAGGTAGAAAGGTTGTATGTAACTGCGCATGCCCTTCAATGTTTTCTTCATTTACCTTCAGAGTTGCTATAAGCATGGAGTAATAAACATACAATGGCATTTTCTTTAGCTTGTAAATTCCAGCTCACATTTCAAGTTTCCTCCCTTAAGGAATGACATGGGAATCAGATGCTTGGTTTATGGAAGCTTGATTTTGAATGCTTCATTCTATCAAGAAAGGCCTGTGAAACCCTTTTTTCCCGTAGTGTAACAGTCTTATGTTTTATGCACAACATTTGTGTTTCTTAAAATGAGTTTAAGACAGAACTAGTGATATCCATAATATGCACCCTATCTATCATCAAAATAATCCAATCATCAGTGGTTGCTTGCAATTTAGCTTTTAGTACCGTCAGAATGGCAGCCATTAAGATCTAATGTTTGGTTACTCATGTTTAGATTGAAAACCATGTCTTTTCTTACCTTAGCTAAAATACCCTATGTCCCTACAGTATGAACTGCTTGGCCACCCACCAATGATAGATAGCGTAGCATGCTCTTTTAGATAATTTGTGTTAACTCACTATCCTCCTCATTCAATAGGAGGTGGTCTTGGTGTACTTATGGGACTATTCTTTGGAGCTTTGGACAATCCAATAATGGCAGAGGAGATGACAGCAAGGCAACAAATTGTATACACAGCAAAACAGATGGGTAGGAGAAGTATAAGCAATGCCAAAACCTTCGCGGTCATGGGTCTGATTTTCTCAGCAGCTGAATGTGTCGTAGAGAAGGTAGATAATTGTAACATTTTCCACATTAATGAATGTTTCTACTTGCTACATGTTCTCTTCCTATTTAAACTTTGTATTCTCATACTTTGGCAGGCTCGGGCAAAGCATGACACTACCAATACAGCGGTAGCTGGCTGTGTCACAGGAGGAGCTCTAGCAGTAAAAGGTAATTGTTTTGCCATGTCACTATCTATAAAATCCTGAGACAATATACTTAAATTTTAATTATCAACTAGTTTCCAAGACAATTTCCTGGACTAAAACCCCATGGTGCATTCGTTGGAGTTGTATTTCGTATGGATTGGTGTGGATGGCTATATTTAACATCTCTAGTAGCTTTCTTTCAGCTATTTGTGTCTCCACCCATGTCTCATAATTCTGATAGGTGAAATTACTGAAGTGTTCTGTACTAACTGTAAATCTGCATTTCTGATTATAGCCTGAAGTTGAAAGATATTTCTGTTCTTTTTGTATGTGTGGtgacattttctttttctatacCTTAGTTTTCAGTTCCTGCTTATATAACTAGCTTAGAATGAGGAGATATTTCCTACATTGCAGCCCTGGTATATCTATAATTGAATATTATAACTAATGGAATTTTTAAATTCTTGCAGGTGGCCCTAAAGCTACATGCATTGGATGTGCTGGTTTTGCTGCTTTCTCAGTGGCAATTGAGAAGTTCTTTGATCGACATACTTGAAATGGGTGCTGTCAATTTGAAATGAAGCCTTTTTTGTAGCAGAGTATGAGCAGGATTAGCAGAAGAACCTGATTATTTGCAACATCCAGCCATTGACATATCTTGAGAGATCTTGTGACCTAAAATTTTTGCTATTATCAGTTTATTACATGTCTTCGTGGTTAATGACTTGACCAGTGGTGCACCTTCGAGGCCCACCTGAATCAATATTTATGACATCGGCTGAGTTCTCAATTGTGTGTTATGTTATTCTCGACACCAACGGGTGTCTATAATATCGTTGCAAATCTGTATTCTTTTAGCCATGACCTGCTCACTGAACGTTGTGTTTCACTTCTACATCACTACTGATGCAGTGAAGCGAGTGATCTTGGAACTTCCGCCTTTTTATCCGCGAAATGCCATTATGTGCTCAATTCTGTCAAGAGAAATGTTCGAAAATTCTGAAGAGTTTATTTAGTCTGACAGCATGTGCAATTTGGTTTTGAACTGATCTCCGTTACCTCACGAGCCTGATGTCTGAAATACAAACATCGCTTTCACTTCTGTCCAGTAGACAATGTGATTACAGTTGAAGAGTCTTGCAGCATCTCTAGAGTCTAGTGTCTACAAGAAACCTACCTCTAGTGCTTACGTGTATCCACATCAAGAGCTTACATGCATTCATATTAAGAGCgatctatatttttttaaagagGGATTTAAAGGTAAAATAGAACAACCCAATCTATTCCACTCCTGCTCGAGGACGACCATCGGAGCTAATCTTCAATAATGGCGATGAGCAAGGAAGCCTCGTCGGAGTCTGGCGCCTGATCATCTGGGGTAACGGTGAAAACAGGAGAGAGATTGTCAGTTCAATCCATCGTGAAAAGTATAGCTTTCCTAACTCGAATCATCACAATCTTGCGGCAAAACTACCTGACGGAAGGTTGGAGATGATCTGCTCAACGATTCCAGCACCATTCGCATTATgccccttctccttctcctcctctccattGCTAGTCTTGGCATCGTCCTCGGTGCTGTGGTTGCCATTGCCATTGGAGCCCGACACAGTCATGCCGATCTTGGAAGCGACAGCGCTCAGAATCCCACCACCATTCGCCTCGTCCCTCTTCTCCTCATCCTTACTGCCATCAACGGCGTCGCTGCTGCCCGTCTTGGCGTTGACCCCACTGCCGCCATGGTCCTCGTCACCATTTGCGCCAGACATGGCCATGCCGATCTTGGAAGCCATGGTGTTCAGGATTCCACCACCATTCGCGTCGCCCCCCTTCTCATCACCGTTACTGCCATCAGCAGCGTGGCCATTGCTCGTCTTGGAGGCGTCCTCGGTGCCGTGGTTCCCATTGCCATTGGCGGCAGACATGGCCATGCCGATCTTGGAGGCCATCGCGCTCAGAATCCCGGCTTGCTCGTCTGCCACCCCCTGATCTTTCTCTTCCCCTTTCGCTGCCTCTGCTTCCAATGTTCCTACACGAATCAATCGATCAATCGAAAGGATACACTGCAAAAACTGGAAACTTCCCTGATCTAATAGGCTGCGGAGATTGGAGAAAACAGATAGTCCATACCTGACGCCGACGACGAAGCAGGGGGCGAGCTGGACAGGAGCTTATGGAAGATTCCGCCACCGCCATTACCTTCGTCCTTCTCCCTGCCCTCGTCATCAGCCGCCCCCGCCGCATTTCCACCGCCGTTGCTTTCGCCTCCGCCATCAGCACCGGACATCGCCGCGCCGATCTTGGACGCCATCGCGCTCAGGAACCCGTCCTCGTCACCTGGCTCGCCGCTACCATCTCTCTTCAGCGCCTCGCCATCAGACGCCGCGGCGGCAttggcctcgccgccgctcccgttCGTCCCGGACATCGTTGCGCTGATCTTGGACGCCATGGCGCTCAGGAACCCGCCATCCTGAGcaggctcgccgccgccgccagcaccggCCGCCGCAGCTTCTTCTTGATGCGCTTTCGGCTGCGCCACCGTCTTCCCctgctccctcctctcctcctcaccCACCGAATCCTCCATCTGGGAACACGAAGCTACGAGAACTAAGCTCCCAACCAACACAGCGTTGAGCCGTTGAGTGTGAACTAGTGCCAAAGCACAGAGATATTTTGTTCTATGAATCCAGATCAGCAGCGGAGAGGAGCCGTGCCGCAGGCGGCTATTTTATAGCGGCGCGACGCGGGGGCTACACGCGTCCGGCGAGGATGGCTTGCCCTTCTCGGGACGCGTAGCCTGGCCGGCGCGGATTGGCACGTCGCTGGGGGGGTTTTcaagttgtttttctttctctttctggGGGGAGGCGGTGAGATGTCGGGTGGACGGTGGATCGGGAGAATCAGATGGTTGTCGATGGAGATGCCAAGCACTCaataaatgaataaataaaacttAAAAAGACATCCTACAGCAAGATCAGAGTGGCGCAGCGGAAGCGTGGTGGGCCCATAACCCACAGGTCCCAGGATCGAAACCTGGCTCTGATActtcaattttattttttccccttttgcgACCGGGTGTTTCTGAACAGCTAAAAAAATTAATCCTAGACTGCGACAAGGAGATCGGAGTGGACCTGCTGGCCGACCCGGCCTACTATGCCGGCTCCTCGTCTTCGTCGGAGGGGTGGTGATTAATCGGTTAATTAGCAGCTGTGCAAAACTTGGGCCGCTTAATTTTTAGCCGAATTGCTACTTCGATTTGATTCAAGCATGGGCTTTGCTAGTCCACCACCCAGTCACGAGTCAGTGTCACCCACCACACGCGCGACATGGACACCCAGGTCCCGGACGACGGCCCGTCCCCGTCAACTCCCTGGCGACGACGGAACGAGCCGACGCTTGCCACTCTCCGCCGATGAGGTAACTAACTAACAATCGTTAGCACGCGAACACAGACAGACACGGGCGGCATGGCTGCTCcgcgtctcctcctcctgccgccCGTGCTCCTACTCCTCGCCGgtcgccggccgctgccgctggcGGCCGCGAAAGGAGGCGAAGAAGGTCTCGGTGGCGCTCTACTTCTGCTCGCGGTTCATCGTGAAGCGCCTCGCGGGGATGTTCAAGGACGGACTCGTCGACGCCAAGGACCTCCGCTAGGACCGGCACAAAAGCTAGCTGACTCAAGCTCGTCCGTGGCTCGACCTTTAAATAAACCGAGTCAAGTCTCAATTTCTGCTGGTTTTCATGAGGAGCTGGCGCGTGAACTGCTCATGAGATATTCGATTAGCTCATTAGGCTCGATAAAGATGAAAAtactaaaattattttttatcaatATAGTTGTATTACTATTATTTGGTTAAAATAAACCTACTGTTCAACTTGCAGGTCAAATCTAAGTACTAATTAAGTTTATTTTGAGTCTCCAAACATCTATATTATCCTAATTTATTGACTTATGTTATTTATTTCCGTAACATTGtcatcaaatttttttttacgAGCCGTATAAAATAGTTTCTATTGAtataacaggaaaaaaaatttaagaCTACCTTGGGAGGCCGTaggcaggaaaaggaaaagaaatgaaaaaaaaactaaactcGCTTGGTTGAATTGGAGTATCCTTGTGCAATATCGCTCGGAAATTGTGGTTGTTGGCTTCTCCCCTTGAGTCTCGCTGCTTGCTTACTACTCAACACCGATAAAGGGTTGGGAACCGTTCGCTGTTTCAAGTGCTCTTGCAGCAGTAGTACTGGAGTAGTTGGCTATagttgctgaatgctgatgctTATAACACAGGTGAGCTGATGGCTTTCTTGCAGCATGGCCCGAACGAGTGCCTGCTCAACACCGTGGAAGCTGGCGCCATGGCCGCCTGGCCGGATTTGGTAATTCATCTTCCTCTAGCCTCATAGACTCTACCCATCAGTGCTTTGACCTACAAGAACGAGGCCCCGATCGCCGATCGGTTGATCGCGATGAATTTGTTGTGCTCAACAaatgttgcagacttgcagttgcAGACATAACAATAGTAAATATCATCATACTCTGCTCTCAGAGTCTTAAGCTTGCGGCTCAAGTTGACAGCATTTCTGCTATTCTTGCTTGAAAGTTTCTCAGCGGCACCGTGTACATGATATGTCTCTGTTCTTAACTTGTTTTTGGCTGCAGAATGTGCATTTCCGTTTCATTTCATGTGTGGAGAACCTGGTGGTGAAGGGCCAGTTCGACAAGTGGTCGTCCTGCTTCCAGAAGCTGGGGCTTAACACGAAGCCTATAGTTGAGTGCTACCATAGCGGACAGGGTTACAAGGCTCGTCCTCCAATCTTCGTCTCCTCGGCTAGCTTCTGCTGTGTACTTCTTTGTGCTGCTGCACAACTGTGATCCCATCACAAGTTGTCCCCTTCTTAGATAATAAAGATAGCATGCTACGCCCTGATCTTAACCAGTGTTGGTTTGCATCTTGCTTAATTATTGGTTTCGTCCAGCTTGACCTCAAGTACGCGAACCAGACCGACGCTCTGAAGCCGCCGCTCCGGTACGTCCCGTGGGTGGTCGTCGACGGGCAGCCGCTGCTAGAGGTAAGCTGCACTTCCACTTTCTACCTGAAATTTCAGCGGCACTCACGAGTCACGGCTCACTTTATTCACCTTGCGCCACGGTATTTGATCAAAGGCCATGGCATTTCTTTGCTGATGACGAGCATGTTTGCGTCACAGGACTACGAGAACATCGAGGTCTACATCTGCAAGGCCTACAAGGGCAGCCCTCCAAAAAGGTCTGCCGGGGGCTGGTCCATCGTCGGCCGACGACGAACGCGCGCAGCGGCGTCACTTACAGCTCCGGCGGCGATCAAGCTTGCTCGCCACCTGTAACTGATGGCTGATGCAGAGTGTGCTCTTTCGGGTCGTGTACTCATGTGGACATGGGCAGTTCCACGTTACTGTCTGTCCAGAAGCAATAATATGGGCTGGATGTAGTCTGTAGATGCACGGGAAATTCGACTAGCAGAAATTCTGCTCAAATATACAGAAACTAAGCTTTCTTTCTCCCCATACCTTAGATTTTTGTTACTTGTATATGAAAAATGCATCTCCCTATGGCAGCGCGATAAAAAAAAACTGGGCTGCGTGCGCACTGTTGACGAAGCCCAACTAGTAAAAGCAGCCCAATAACGTCCGAGGCGCTGAGCCCATGGGGCGAAACGGCCCGTGAGCCACCCCGGAGTAAACCCTAGCCCGCAGCGGAACGCCTCACCATAAAAGCACGCCCCTtctccccccgccgccgccactcgccgCAACTTCTCGCCCGGATAGGGAGCACGCCGCAGGAGCCCTAGCTctcccttccgccgccgccaaaaTGGTAAGccgcctctccctctctctcgccCGCGCTCGGCTGGGGAAAAGGCTCCGTCTTTCTCGTCTGTTCCTGCGCCGATCCGTGTTGATTTGCTCGATTCGATTCAGTGAACCACGCATGCTGTAATCGGTCTCCAGTTGGATTGATAGTAGCCTCCTGTAAATTGGGTAGTGACCGAATGGTTTCACCTCACTTTCTGGAAGTGATTCCTGTTGTGGTTTGTGACTTGGTCCGGTACTAGATTCCTGTGGATACAAAGACCTAGATTAGATGTCATATCTTTCTGGTATAAACTAGTAGTCCGTCGTCGTTTGATGGGATCCGTGGGTGAGGTAGCCAGATTGGTGTCGTTGCCCCCTACACATGGTTAGATCTTGTGACTGCTGTATGATAATGAACTTTGTGATTACTATTAGCTATCTTGTGGTGTGTTTTTTTTCCGTTTGTTTTAAGTTATGGTCTTGGTAGGTATTCTGGTTATACTTTCAGTCACTGTTATGTTTTTAGATCTTAGATGTGCACTCACAGCTTTGAATTTGATTCCCTGCTCTCTCATGCGCAATTGCAGCTTATCTGCTACTAACCAGCGATTATAGGTTCTATGCATTGTTTACCAGTGCTTGGACTTTATCTGCTTTGCTTAGTTTTATAGCATTTCAATATGGCTGATGTGCCATGTTCTATGCCAGATGTTCTGTCATTCATATCATCTGGATATTCAGTTTTGCTTAGTTCACATCTGTGCTTAGAATAGCATGCTATGTGAAGGTTGTTTTCTTTAAATATCCCCTTCTAGTTTATGCAGATCGCTCATGTAGTGTCTTCTGATTGAGGAAAAGCAGGGTCTGCTACTTTGGCAGTTTGTGCTGAAATGGATGCTCTGTATCCATGTACCGCCTAATAGTTGTTCTGCTTAAAATTTGTTGTAATTGCAATCTTTTAGAACATTGATTTACTTTTGATTTTTATTTGAAATGTTTACTGCTTGATGTTTGAATTGCTGGGTCCTATGATGGCATGGAATCTTTGAGACCTGATCATTCTTATGATGTCAACCATAAGCATATCTTCTGAGGACCCTTTTGATGTTACAATTTGCGTTTTTTAAATCGCTGTTGACTTGGTCCACAGAGCTATATGGAAGTTAGCTTTGAATGTTTTTAGTCGGTTTAGTTTATATGAATTACTTATCTGTTGCCTCGTAACCATCCTCCTCGTCTAACATGTGTAATTTTGTTTCAATCTATATAGGTGAACGTTCCGAAGACCAAGAAGACTTACTGCAAAAACAAGGAGTGCAGGAAGCACACTCTCCACAAGGTGACTCAGTACAAGAAGGGTAAGGACAGCCTATCTGCCCAGGGAAAGCGTCGTTATGACCGCAAGCAGTCAGGATATGGTGGTCAGACCAAGCCTGTGTTCCACAAGAAGGTACTACAAAGTTGTTGATCTATGATTGCCCAATTGAATTGTCATTGCTGCATACCTGTCTTTGCAATGCAATCTGACATGCTTATGTGAAGAAATGTTTTATGATATTCCGTTGTTGTAAACTGTTCATAACACAAAAAAATTGGTTTCTATTCTCAGGCCAAGACCACCAAGAAGATTGTGCTGAAGCTGCAGTGCCAGAGCTGCAAGCATTACTCACAGCACCCGATCAAGGTATTGTCTCGTTTCTCTTCGGCTAAACATACTATTGGACCAAGTATTTAAGTGTATGTGTTTGCTCACTCTCTTCTCATTCCTGTGTTACAGAGGTGCAAGCATTTTGAGATTGGTGGAGACAAGAAGGGGAAGGGAACATCTCTTTTCTAGATTGCTTGCCTATCTGGATGCTGAAGTTGTGGTGTCTACTACTGTTCTTAAAACCTCTCGTCAAATTTCAGTGTCATTAGTAGTTCTTAATGCGGACCATGCTTATGTATCCAAATTCCAATGCCTGACATTTGCTCTGAGTGTTGGTCGACTTTTGGCTAAATGAAGTTTTGTAGCTTGAATCTgttctttttgtttgaatttgtgTCTGCCATTGATCGTGCTTGTGTTAACTTTGCGGCAAGGTTGTGTGAAGTTGTCTGGTTACTGTTGGCGCCCTGTGATTGCAAAGGGTTCTCTCTTTG encodes the following:
- the LOC101781603 gene encoding 60S ribosomal protein L44; protein product: MVNVPKTKKTYCKNKECRKHTLHKVTQYKKGKDSLSAQGKRRYDRKQSGYGGQTKPVFHKKAKTTKKIVLKLQCQSCKHYSQHPIKRCKHFEIGGDKKGKGTSLF
- the LOC101782014 gene encoding uncharacterized protein LOC101782014, coding for MEDSVGEEERREQGKTVAQPKAHQEEAAAAGAGGGGEPAQDGGFLSAMASKISATMSGTNGSGGEANAAAASDGEALKRDGSGEPGDEDGFLSAMASKIGAAMSGADGGGESNGGGNAAGAADDEGREKDEGNGGGGIFHKLLSSSPPASSSASGTLEAEAAKGEEKDQGVADEQAGILSAMASKIGMAMSAANGNGNHGTEDASKTSNGHAADGSNGDEKGGDANGGGILNTMASKIGMAMSGANGDEDHGGSGVNAKTGSSDAVDGSKDEEKRDEANGGGILSAVASKIGMTVSGSNGNGNHSTEDDAKTSNGEEEKEKGHNANGAGIVEQIISNLPSDDQAPDSDEASLLIAIIED
- the LOC101782825 gene encoding eukaryotic translation initiation factor 2 subunit alpha homolog — translated: MPNLECRMYEPRFPEVDAAVMIQVKHIADMGAYVSLLEYNNIEGMILFSELSRRRIRSISSLIKVGRQEPAIVLRVDRDKGYIDLSKRRVSEEEAHSCEDRYNKSKLVHSIMRHVAETLEIDLEPLYQRIGWPLYRKYGHAFEAFKLIVADPDSILDALTYEEKETGPDGQEVTKVVPAVTPEVKDSLVKNIRRRMTPQPLKIRADVEMKCFQFDGVLHIKQAMKKAEASGNDNCPVKIKLVAPPLYVLTTQTLDKDQGISVLTDAIKACTAEIEKYKGKLVVKEPPRAVSEREDKLFLDQIDSLMEQNAEVDGDDDSEEEEDTGMGDVDLTNSGVTAY
- the LOC101782425 gene encoding mitochondrial import inner membrane translocase subunit TIM22-4, encoding MASPEPSAAGAGAGGESASQAAAVEPIRMPTVEEIKGQDIWNNCAVRSVVSGVMGGGLGVLMGLFFGALDNPIMAEEMTARQQIVYTAKQMGRRSISNAKTFAVMGLIFSAAECVVEKARAKHDTTNTAVAGCVTGGALAVKGGPKATCIGCAGFAAFSVAIEKFFDRHT